AACGGGGCAATTTCCAACGCCAGCAAAAGTTAAGGGGGCAACGAACTTGGTAGCCTCCTCCGTCATGATAACTTTAATTTTTTCTCCTCGCTTGCGTAGTACGCTTACAACTTCAAGTGTTTTGTAAGCTGCTATTCCGCCGGTAACCGCTAACAGTACGTTGCTCACTCTTTTGACTTCTTCACATCGGCTACTAATGCTTTCAGCATCTCGAAATTCTTTATTTCGACGTATCCTTCAGCCATTTCTTCAAGCGCTATAGACACAAGGTTTGTTTCATTAGTTTTTACCAAAGGTCTGGAGAGCTCGTTCAAATTTTCGGCTCTTTTTGCAGCCGCCATCGTTATAGCGTATTTGTTACCGTATTTGTTCATAAGGGTCTCGTACACTTTTTCTTTCATGTTCTTTCCTCCTTCCTCGCAACACTCTTGTAAAATTTATACTTTCCAACAAATTCTCCTCTTCTGGAAACTTTTATCTGTTCGGCTATTATTATGGATTCAAGCTGCTTTATGGATTGATCGACATCGTGATTAACTATCAAATAATCGAACTCCGAGATCATGGAAAGTTCGTATTTTGCATCTTCTATCCTCTTTTCAAGATCTTCTTTTCCTTCCGTATGACGCTTTATCAATCTTTCTTTAAGTTCTTTAAAGGATGGAGGAGCTACAAAGATAAATACTGCCTCTTTTATCTGCTTTTTCACGCTCATAGCTCCCTTTACGTCTATATCTAAGAGCACGTTCACGCCGCTTTTCATTTTCGATTTGACGTAATTTTTAGACGTTCCATAAAGATGGCCATGAACCTCTTGCCATTCCAAAAATTCCCCTTTTTTTCTAAGCTCCTCAAATTCCGCTTTTGTAACAAAAAAATAGTCCCTCCCGTCAACTTCATTTTCACGTTTGGGGCGCGTGGTATAAGATACGGAAAATTCAACATCTTCCAATTCTCTTAGAGCACCTTTTACTATTGTAGTTTTTCCCGCCCCCGAAGGGCCGCTCATCACAAACAATATGCCTTCCATATCATTCCTCAATTCCTATTTTTTACTTTTGATTCCATTACCCTCAAAGCTTCTTCCATTTGCGTAAAAGATTCTTGAAAGCGTTGAGCTATTGTTTCAGGCTGAATGGCACTTAAAATGACATGGTTGCTATCTGTAATAAGAATTGATCTGGTTTTTCTTCCGTAAGTGGCATCTATAAGTTTTCTATCGTCTTTCGCGCCATCTTTTAGTCTTTTAAGAGGTGCGGATTCCGGGTTGACTATTACTATGACCCTGTCCCCTATCACCACATTACCAAATCCTATGTTTATAAGTCCGTACATGCCTATCCCTCCACTTGCTATTCTATATTTTGAACCTGCTCTCTGAGTTTTTTCACCAAGGTTTTTCCTCTGACGACCAAATCCAAGACTTCTCTTATTTTGGATTTGTTTGAAAGGGTGTTTATCTCCCTTCCAATTTCTTGGAAAACGAAATCCAGTTCACTGCCCACGGCTTCGTTAGATTCCATAAGCTGCCTGGCTCTCAAAATATGCGCATCAAGTCGTGAAAGTTCTTCCCCTATGTCAGCCCTTTGAATCATCATAATTATTTCTTGTTCTAATCTTTCCCGGTCCAATTCTATGTTGGAAAACTTATCTATTCTTTCCCTTATAAGCTCTTCATATTTTTCTCTATTTTTTTCTTCATGCGTCTTCATAGATTTTACCAGATTTTCCATCTCATCTATATACCCTTTTAGATATTCGTACAACTTTTCCCCTTCGATTTCACGGCTTGAATTGTATTCATGAAGTGCAGCTTCAAGAACCTTTTCAAAACCATTCCATATCAGTTGCTCTCTTTCCTCATCAAGTTCCATTTTGAAGAGTTCTCTTATGCTTAAAATATCCGTGACGTTTATCTCTCCATAGGAAATACCAAGCTCATTCTTAACAGTGTTCATAGCCTTATAATAAGCTTTTGCCAAAGCTATATCCGGCTTCACAAGATCAGCTTCAAATTCGCCTCGAATATCTGCTTTTACAAAAACGCTCCCTCTTTTCACATAATCACGTATTATGGGTAAAGCCTTCACTTCAAAAGAAGAAAAAAGGGAAGGAAGAGAAAAAGAAACGTTTAAGTATTTATGATTCACACCCTTTATTTCCAAAGAATAGACGATGCCATTGGCATTTTGCAAGGTTTTGGAATAACCGGTCATACTTTTCAAAAAAATCACCTTCATATAAATTAATTATATGCTTAACTCGTCTTGTGCACGAGTATTAAGCAATTAGCATACCATCAATAAATCTAAAACTTACAGTCACTCACAATAACCAGCATGAACTTTCTTAAAGTATCCTTCGAAACATCTATCAGCACTTATGAGCAAATAGTAAACAGTAAACAGTGAGTTGTAAAAAGCGAATAGTTAAAAAACGAGTAAAAACAAATAGGAGTTTCTATAAGTTCCAAAATTAGATATTTGAACTTCCTCATCGGCAGTGAAAAGCCAGAACGTCAATGCTTGGTTTTTTTACTCTTGTCACCCTTTGAAGCTTTTGTCAAAACATATGAAGACGCCATACAAGATGCGAAATAACGGAGTTGGAGGCACAGGATGTGCCGAGAAAGCGAATCTAACAGGATGTTTGTATGCAGCGGGCTCTGTTATGAGCATCTTGTATGGAGATACGTCTGAATCAGTTTTGATAAAACTTCAAAAATTCTTTTTCAATGATCGCCTTTTTTCACTGATTGAAACTGTTACTTTCACGCACGTTAGAAGCTAGTCCATTTCTACCAATACTTAGATTCGTTAAGAACGTACGATCTGAAATTTTCAGAAAGAAGCACTGTCAAACCAGAGGGTTCACTCTCAAAGAGAGTCCTGCTCTCTATACGCCTAACCGGTATTATCTCGGCACTTGTACGCGTTAAAAATATCTCCGAACAATTGAAAAGTTCATCAACGTTTACCAACCTTTCCTCAACGGATATTCCCAAAGAAGTGGCGAGATCTATGACGACCCTTCGCGTAATGCCATCCAAAATATCCGAATCCAAAGAAGGGGTAACCAGCACACCATTTTCAACCAAAAAAATGTTGCTCATAGTCCCTTCGGCCACAAAGCCCAGATGGTTTAAAAATATAACCTCGTAGAACTCCTCTTTTTCCTTTCGTACAAGGCTTAAATAGGCATGCGATGTGGTCTTAAGTGTGGAAGGAACGCAAAAAGAAGGAATTTTTCTAAAGTGGGATATACCTATATCAACTCCGTAAGTGTAAAGATCTTCGTTTGGCGCTTGCAATTCCATGATGTATATGAAAAGGTTCGTATCTTTTCCGTTGCCCTTTGTTACCATCACTCGAATGGTTACATCTTCTTTTATATCTTTAATGCCTTCTTCGATGATCGCCATGAGTTTTTGATAATCCAGCTTGCATGGCATGCCCATCAATTCAGCCGATCTTCGAAGTCTTTCGTAATGTTGATGCGGCGCGAACACTCGTCCGTTGTATGTTCTCAAGCTTTCATAAATTCCCTCTCCATACATAAAGCCTCTATCGTAAACACTTACGAAAGCCTCATCACTCCATTTTCCATCAGCGTACACTTTCATGGATCATCACCTTCTTGCCAATTTTGACAAAAGTTCCTTCCTCACCGTTATATTTGAAAGAATGCCTCACGTAATACTCATCTAATCCTTCCCCTATTCCCTTCTCCACCTTTTCCACTAAAACGGTTCTTTCAATGTTCTGTGTTTTTTGAGAAAAATTATCTTTAAGCATTTCTCCCAATTCTCTAAGCCTTTTAACTCTCTCTCTCTTCACGTAAGCTTTTACTTGATTTTTCATCGTTGATGCAACAGTGTGAGGCCGAGGAGAAAAGGGAAAAACGTGAATTCTTGATACTTCTAATTCTTTCAACAGCTCGTAGGTTTGAACGAATTCTTCTTCCTTTTCCCCCGGAAAGCCTACTATCACATCTACAGAAAATGCGAAAAATTCATTGACTTTTTTGAGTTCTTCAACACATTTTCTCACGTCGTCGGCTGAATAAGGCCTTTTCATCCTTTTCAACACTTCATCAGAACCGCTTTGCATAGACAAATGAGCATGATCGCACAATTTTGGATTTTTGAACAAATCGGAGAGTTTTAACAGGTTCACGGGATCTATGGAGCCTATCCTTATTCTGAAATTTCCGTCTATCTTTATCAAAGATGACAAAAGAGCGTGCAGATCGTTTCCCCCATCTCGATAGAGGGCAATGTTTATACCCGTGATGACTATTTCCTTAATACCTTGCCTTATCATGTTAGTAGCCTCTTTAACAACCAAATCTAAAGGCTTAGAACGAATGCGCGTTCCTCTAAAGTGTGGTATCGCACAATATGCACATGACCAACTGCATCCATTTTCAACACTTAAAAAAGCTCTTGTATGCTTGGGAATGCTGCTCACAGAGTAATCTAATTTGTCTTTCAAATAATAAGTACGATCTATAAAAATTCCATTTTTGTTTATAAGCTCAACTATCTTTCTTTTTTCTCCGTTTCCTATGACAAGATCGAATCCCTCTATTTTGTCTTTGTCATGAACGGAACAGCCTGTAAAAACCAATTTTGCTTTTTCGTTGAGTCTTTTAAAATGACGTGCTATTTGAAGAGATTTCCGGGTTGCTTCGCCGGTAACCGCGCAGCTGTTAACGATTATCACATCCGCTTCGTGGGGATCGCTTTCTTTATATCCCGCCTTTTGAAGCTCAAGCTCCATCACGGCGCTTTCGTATTGGTTGAATTTACATCCTAAAGTGTGAATGTGATATCTCAAGAGAGAAGAGCCTCCAGGATCAAAGAACGAGTTACTATTCCAGCAAGGTGTTCTTCTTCATCTACTACCGGAAGAAATCTATATCCTTGTTTTAAAACCAATGTCGCAGCGCTTAAAAGGGTATCGCTGGTTTTCAACACATTTGGTTTTTCTTGCATGTACTCAGCAATCGGCTTATCTTTTATATCTTCAAGGCGTTTTTTCGTTATATTCGTATCCGGAATGAAAGAAGTAGAGTGAAGCATTTCCATGTAGGACGGTACTATCTCTTCAATGATATCTCTCTCTGTGATTATACCTATAACGTGCATTTCTTCATCAACCACAGGTAAGCCATTTCTGAACTGCCTAACACAGGCATGAATGAACTCTTCCACAGTTTCATCCGCAAAAATGGCGGTAACATCCCTTTCCATGAAGTCTTCCACTTTCATTGAGAAACACGCTCCATTTCTATAAGGCTCATCGCCTTTTCCATTCCTTCAATTCCTCCTATGTTCTTTTCTTCGGTCAGTTCATCGGCTATTGCGGCTGCCATAGCATATCTTGCACTTTCAAAATAATCTTTTCCAGAGTTTAAAGCGTATATTAAACCGGCGATGTACGCATCACCAGTTCCCATGAAATTCACGCTTTTGACTTCGCCTTTCATCTTGAAAAGATAAACCCAATCCTTGGTCGCAACGATATCGTTTTTCATTTCAAAGGAAAATACAACCATTTTAGCGCCAAGTGATATCAACTCTTTGGCGGAGCTCACGTAGTCTTCCATTGTTTTCAATTCTTTTCCTAAAACCTTCTTAGAACCTCTGAGATCTGGTTTTATCACATCCGGCACGCTTTCAATCGCATATTTCAGCGGTTCGCCGTGTGCGTTCACTATCGTAAGGGCACCCGCATCCTTTGCCATTTTAACCATCTCTCTGTATATACTCAAAGGAATCCCGGTTGGAATGGTTCCACCTATTTCACAAATTGTGGTGTTTGAAAGGAGAGCTTTGTATTTTTTCATAAACAGGGTAAAATGTTTTTCATCTACAAACGGACCTGGTAAATTCACGGTTGTTATGGTGTTATTTTTCCTATCAACGATTGTGAAGTTTTCCCTTGTCTCATCGTTTACATACAAGAAACTCGTCGAAATGGTTTGATTGCATTCCCTCCTCAATCTAACTTGAAGCATTCTCCCTGTCAATCCACCAAGGATCGCCAATGCCGTCGAAGGTACCCCAAGTTGCTCTAAATACAAAGAAACGTTTATCCCTTTACCACCTGGGGACACCTTGGTTTTATCTTCATCAAATATTCGGTGCATGGTACCAACTTTGAAGTTATCGACTTCTATTAAGCGATCAAGAGCGGGATTAAGGGTAACGGTTAGAATACCCATTTTATTCCTCCTTGCTGAAGGTAAGCATCATCTCTTTTTTCGTTCCAACAAAATTGGCCTTTCCATCTTGTAAAACGACAACCTTATCAGCTATGGAAAGGAAATTCGGCAATCTCCTTGTGGCCAATATAAGTGTATACTTTTGCTTTAATGATAACACAACTTTTTGAACTTTCAAAGCGGCATCATCATCAAGATGATCAACTATGCAATCCAACGCCACTATCTCTGGTTCCCTCAAAAGAGCCACAAAAAGCAAAAAGAGAACTCTTTCATTTCCATGGAGTTCTCCTACCCGAGTATGGATCCCGTTTTTAAGAAGATCAAGAATTTCCAATTCTTTTAGAAGCTTTATCATCTCATCATGATAGAGATCAACACCGTTACCCTTGACCAATTTTATAATCTGATTCACCGTTAAAGGAGAAAGGCTCTCTATAAACGAGGTGTCTATGTAAGCTATTTTCTTCCTTAATTCTTTTCGCCCAAGGCTCAATACATCACTACCGTTGAAAAATATATGTCCTTCGCTTTTTATAGATTCAAAAAGTTCTTCGTTCAGATGGACCATGCTTCTCAACAAGGCCGACTTTCCAGAATCCCTTGGACCATATATCAACACAACATTGCCTTTGTACACTTTAAGAGAGAAATTGTCTATAAACTTTTTTTCTCCAATTTTTAAGGAAAAATCCTTGAATTCCAATAAAGGTGTTGTCATGAACTTCACTTCTTGGAAGTTTTTTGCGTCCCGTAACCTTCCAATGAGCGACGCACGAGTTCCACGTTCGCTTCTTTTTTGTTCATCCTCATCATTTTCAAAAGCTCAAATTGAGATATAACTCTTGGGTTGTCCACTACCCTCTTAAACTTATCCATCTAAACACCTTCCCTTCGGCGTTTATTCTACTATCAAGTATACAGAGAAGGTTTTTCTTTAGTTTATACTCGTTTTGAAGAGTTCATTAAGATTCAATTATGATACTCTCTCCAAACCTTTTTAATTTCCCCACCTATTGAGACCGCATCCACCCCACTTTTGAAAAGTCTTCGTACTTCATCAGCCGACGAAATCAAGCCAGCAGCTATTACAAAAATATTTGGGTTAACACTTTTAAAAGTATCGACTAATTTTGGAAGGACATCTGCTGGAAGAACTTCTATCTTGCTAACGTGTTTAAGATGGTGAAGGCCGTTTCTTATGGCATGAGAATCCAGGGCAAAAAATCTTAAAATAACTGGAATTCCTATTTTTTCACATTCTTTAAGAAGAGAAAGTTTGGTTGTTATCACCCCATCTGCGCCAGCATCTTTCAAAAATTTCACGCCAGCTTTGTTCTTCTCCAATCCTTCCACAAAATCTATATCCACCCATACTTCTTTTGACCTAAAAAGGCGCACTCGATCTCCGACATTGGAGATCGTTGCGCCTAATAAGAAAACCGTTTCACATTCTTGAGGAACATCTTCAAGATAAGTATCCTGCCATACGGCAGCTATTATCTCTTTACTTTTCATTTTGCATACTCTATGCTTCTTTTTTCCCTTATAACTACGACTTTTAATTGGCCAGGATATTCCATCGTTTTTTCTATCTCACGTGCTATATCAAAAGACATTTTATCTGCAAGTTCGTCATCCACTTTATCCGGCTCAACGATAACTCTTATTTCACGTCCTGCCTGAATTGCATAAGCTTTGGTAACGTACTTATGGCTTGTAGCTATCTCTTCCAATTTTTGAAGTCTCTTCATGTATATATCCAAACTCTCTCGGCGAGCACCCGGCCTTGCGGCGCTTATTGCATCAGCCGCGGCAACCAAAACCGCTTCAGGACTTCCAAATGGCACTTCTTCATGATGAGCCTGGATCATGTTAACGACAATTTCCTTTTCATGATAACGCCGTGCAAGCTCTCCACCTATGATGGCATGTGTTCCTTGCACTTCATGATCCACGGCTTTCCCAATATCGTGCAAAAGGGCTCCACGTTTTACCCTTTCAACGTCCAGACCAAGTTCTTCGGCCATCATCGCGGCTATTTGCGCCACTTCTATGGAATGGTAAAGCACGTTTTGCCCAAAACTGGTACGGAATTTGAGCCTACCAAGCAACTTCAACAATTCTGGATGCATGCTTGAAATTCCAACTTTCAAAATGGCGTTCTTTCCTTCATCACGCACCAATTTTTCTACTTCTTTTTTGGACTTTTCGTACATTTCTTCTATCATTGCGGGATGAATTCTACCATCTGCTATTAATTTTTCCAGAGTAAGGCGTGCTATTTCTCTTCTCAAAGGATTGAAAGAAGAAAGCACAACTGTTTCCGGAGTATCATCTATAATAAGATCCACACCGGTTAGGTTTTCAAAGGCACGTATGTTTCTTCCTTCTCTTCCTATGATTCTACCTTTCATGTCATCGTTTGGCAATTCAACGGATGAAACCGCCATTTCGTTTATGTAGCTACTCGCATACCTCTGTATGGCCGTCGCCATAATCCATTTTGCGTTTTCCTCAGCATCCTCTTCGTACTTTTCTTTAAGTTGACTGTACATCTTTGCAAGAATCTTCTCCATCTCGTCCTCGGTTGTTTTCAGCACGATTTCTCTTGCTTCGTTAGGACTCAGTCCGGATATCTCTTGCAATTTTTCTTTTTCCTGCTTTAAAGTCTCTTCAATTTCTTCTTCTTTCTTTGAAAGATTTTCCCTCATCTCTTCGAGTTTTTCTTCTTTTTTGGAAAAATTCTCTTCTTTCCTGTTAAAAGCTTCTTCACGCTTGTTTAGTCTGTCTTCAAATTGCTTCAGTTCCGATCTTTGTTTTTGCATTTCTTTGTTAAAATCATTTCTCATCGAAGAGATCTCTTGTTTTGCTTCAAGAATCATTTCTTTTTTTATCTTTTGGGCTTCTTGCTCTGCGCTCTTAAGAATATCACTAGCGCTTTCCTTTGCCCTTTTTTGCTCTTTGAGTTCCTTTGTCTTCCCGAGATGATAACCCAGGATCACTGCCAGGATGGCGATTGGAACGAATATCAAAATGAGCATCATTTCCTGATTCATCTTCACACCTCCATTCTTCGTAGATCTTAAGCAGGGTTTGATGCACCGTCTGCGGGTCAAATCCTCTTTTTATCAGCATTTTAGTAACTTCCTCTTCACTTTTAGAACGATGATTTCTCACAAAACGAGAAAAAACTTTTTTGAGATCCGCATCATCAAAAACTCTTTTCAAAGCGCTTTCGATGATGAAATCATCCACCCCAAACATTTTCAGCTTGTATTTTATATATCGTGGTCCTTTCACGTGAAACTCAATTTGATCTGAAGCGAAAAATGTTGCGAATCTCTCATCATCAAGCAATTTTGAATTTTCCAACTCTTCGATGACGGCCTCTATCATCGAAGAGGCATATCCTTTTTGCTTTAATCTTCCTTTTAGTTCTTCTTTTGAACGAAGCCTTACCTTCAAAAGCCTTAAAGCGTAATTCCTTGCCTTTCTTAATTCATCAGGATTTTTCTGATTTTGATCCATTTTCTTCCTTTTCTTCTTTTACCTCTTCTGGTTCATCTTTCAAAAGTCCATGCGCTTTGCGGATTCTTCTTTCAATTTCCGCCGCAAGTTCTGGGTTTTCGTGAAGATATTGAACCGCTTTGTTCTTCCCTTGTCCCAAGCTTATTTCTTCTCCATCTTCTTGGATGTAGCTTAACCAAGAGCCACGTTTTGAAACGATTTCATCGTTTATTCCAAGTTCTATCAGTTCGTTTTCTCTGACTATACCTTTCCCATAAATGATGTCAAATTTTGCCTCACGGAAAGGTGGAGCTACTTTGTTTTTCACAACTTTAACCTGTGTTTCATTCCCTATTATCTTGTCTCCCTCTTTTATTGGAGTTCTTCGCCTTATATCCAACCTAATTGTGGCGTAAAATTTCAGTGCGTTTCCGCCTGTAGTGGTTTCAGGATTTCCAAACATAACCCCTATCTTCATCCTTATCTGGTTCGTGAATATAACCGTTGTTTTGGATTTGCTCACACTGGCAGTCAATTTTCTCAAGGCTTGTGACATCAGTCTCGCCTGAAGACCCATTTGAGCATCTCCCATTGCACCTTCAATTTCCGCACGCGGAACCAGCGCTGCCACAGAGTCGATAACCACCATGTCAACGGCATTAGATCTTACAAGCGTATCGACTATTTCCAACGCTTGTTCCCCACTATCGGGTTGAGATATCAACATGTGGTTTACATCTACACCAAGATTTTTGGCGTAAACTATGTCCAACGCGTGTTCCGCATCGACAAAGGCAACGACTCCACCCATTTTTTGAGCTTCGGCTAACGCATGCAATGTAAGAGTGGTTTTACCGCTGGATTCAGGACCGTAAATTTCAATTACCCTTCCCCTTGGATATCCACCTACACCAAGCGCTATATCCAATGCCAATGAACCTGAAGGTATTACTTCGACGTTCTTTACGGTTTGATCCTCCCCAAGAATCATTATGGAACCTTTTCCAAAATCTCTTTCAATTTGTTTTATAGCACTTTCAAGAGCTTTTTCCTTGTTCGTATTCACGTTCTTCTCATCTTTCATACTCTAAACCTCCCAATACACTTTGGTGAACAACTGTGTATATGGCTCCTTTTGGTGTTAATTTAGAAGAAAGCAATTCCAAAGTGTTGCACTCAAACTCCGTTCGTTTCAAATCAACACCAGAAACCTTTTCTCTCCAATTTTTAGGTACC
This sequence is a window from Mesoaciditoga lauensis cd-1655R = DSM 25116. Protein-coding genes within it:
- the rpoZ gene encoding DNA-directed RNA polymerase subunit omega is translated as MKEKVYETLMNKYGNKYAITMAAAKRAENLNELSRPLVKTNETNLVSIALEEMAEGYVEIKNFEMLKALVADVKKSKE
- the gmk gene encoding guanylate kinase, with the translated sequence MEGILFVMSGPSGAGKTTIVKGALRELEDVEFSVSYTTRPKRENEVDGRDYFFVTKAEFEELRKKGEFLEWQEVHGHLYGTSKNYVKSKMKSGVNVLLDIDVKGAMSVKKQIKEAVFIFVAPPSFKELKERLIKRHTEGKEDLEKRIEDAKYELSMISEFDYLIVNHDVDQSIKQLESIIIAEQIKVSRRGEFVGKYKFYKSVARKEERT
- a CDS encoding DUF370 domain-containing protein, which encodes MYGLINIGFGNVVIGDRVIVIVNPESAPLKRLKDGAKDDRKLIDATYGRKTRSILITDSNHVILSAIQPETIAQRFQESFTQMEEALRVMESKVKNRN
- a CDS encoding YicC/YloC family endoribonuclease; this translates as MTGYSKTLQNANGIVYSLEIKGVNHKYLNVSFSLPSLFSSFEVKALPIIRDYVKRGSVFVKADIRGEFEADLVKPDIALAKAYYKAMNTVKNELGISYGEINVTDILSIRELFKMELDEEREQLIWNGFEKVLEAALHEYNSSREIEGEKLYEYLKGYIDEMENLVKSMKTHEEKNREKYEELIRERIDKFSNIELDRERLEQEIIMMIQRADIGEELSRLDAHILRARQLMESNEAVGSELDFVFQEIGREINTLSNKSKIREVLDLVVRGKTLVKKLREQVQNIE
- a CDS encoding aminotransferase class IV, with the protein product MKVYADGKWSDEAFVSVYDRGFMYGEGIYESLRTYNGRVFAPHQHYERLRRSAELMGMPCKLDYQKLMAIIEEGIKDIKEDVTIRVMVTKGNGKDTNLFIYIMELQAPNEDLYTYGVDIGISHFRKIPSFCVPSTLKTTSHAYLSLVRKEKEEFYEVIFLNHLGFVAEGTMSNIFLVENGVLVTPSLDSDILDGITRRVVIDLATSLGISVEERLVNVDELFNCSEIFLTRTSAEIIPVRRIESRTLFESEPSGLTVLLSENFRSYVLNESKYW
- the mtaB gene encoding tRNA (N(6)-L-threonylcarbamoyladenosine(37)-C(2))-methylthiotransferase MtaB, which codes for MRYHIHTLGCKFNQYESAVMELELQKAGYKESDPHEADVIIVNSCAVTGEATRKSLQIARHFKRLNEKAKLVFTGCSVHDKDKIEGFDLVIGNGEKRKIVELINKNGIFIDRTYYLKDKLDYSVSSIPKHTRAFLSVENGCSWSCAYCAIPHFRGTRIRSKPLDLVVKEATNMIRQGIKEIVITGINIALYRDGGNDLHALLSSLIKIDGNFRIRIGSIDPVNLLKLSDLFKNPKLCDHAHLSMQSGSDEVLKRMKRPYSADDVRKCVEELKKVNEFFAFSVDVIVGFPGEKEEEFVQTYELLKELEVSRIHVFPFSPRPHTVASTMKNQVKAYVKRERVKRLRELGEMLKDNFSQKTQNIERTVLVEKVEKGIGEGLDEYYVRHSFKYNGEEGTFVKIGKKVMIHESVR
- a CDS encoding CBS domain-containing protein — translated: MKVEDFMERDVTAIFADETVEEFIHACVRQFRNGLPVVDEEMHVIGIITERDIIEEIVPSYMEMLHSTSFIPDTNITKKRLEDIKDKPIAEYMQEKPNVLKTSDTLLSAATLVLKQGYRFLPVVDEEEHLAGIVTRSLILEALLS
- a CDS encoding 1-phosphofructokinase family hexose kinase, translated to MGILTVTLNPALDRLIEVDNFKVGTMHRIFDEDKTKVSPGGKGINVSLYLEQLGVPSTALAILGGLTGRMLQVRLRRECNQTISTSFLYVNDETRENFTIVDRKNNTITTVNLPGPFVDEKHFTLFMKKYKALLSNTTICEIGGTIPTGIPLSIYREMVKMAKDAGALTIVNAHGEPLKYAIESVPDVIKPDLRGSKKVLGKELKTMEDYVSSAKELISLGAKMVVFSFEMKNDIVATKDWVYLFKMKGEVKSVNFMGTGDAYIAGLIYALNSGKDYFESARYAMAAAIADELTEEKNIGGIEGMEKAMSLIEMERVSQ
- a CDS encoding ABC transporter ATP-binding protein produces the protein MTTPLLEFKDFSLKIGEKKFIDNFSLKVYKGNVVLIYGPRDSGKSALLRSMVHLNEELFESIKSEGHIFFNGSDVLSLGRKELRKKIAYIDTSFIESLSPLTVNQIIKLVKGNGVDLYHDEMIKLLKELEILDLLKNGIHTRVGELHGNERVLFLLFVALLREPEIVALDCIVDHLDDDAALKVQKVVLSLKQKYTLILATRRLPNFLSIADKVVVLQDGKANFVGTKKEMMLTFSKEE
- a CDS encoding glycerol-3-phosphate responsive antiterminator yields the protein MKSKEIIAAVWQDTYLEDVPQECETVFLLGATISNVGDRVRLFRSKEVWVDIDFVEGLEKNKAGVKFLKDAGADGVITTKLSLLKECEKIGIPVILRFFALDSHAIRNGLHHLKHVSKIEVLPADVLPKLVDTFKSVNPNIFVIAAGLISSADEVRRLFKSGVDAVSIGGEIKKVWREYHN
- the rny gene encoding ribonuclease Y; this encodes MLIFVPIAILAVILGYHLGKTKELKEQKRAKESASDILKSAEQEAQKIKKEMILEAKQEISSMRNDFNKEMQKQRSELKQFEDRLNKREEAFNRKEENFSKKEEKLEEMRENLSKKEEEIEETLKQEKEKLQEISGLSPNEAREIVLKTTEDEMEKILAKMYSQLKEKYEEDAEENAKWIMATAIQRYASSYINEMAVSSVELPNDDMKGRIIGREGRNIRAFENLTGVDLIIDDTPETVVLSSFNPLRREIARLTLEKLIADGRIHPAMIEEMYEKSKKEVEKLVRDEGKNAILKVGISSMHPELLKLLGRLKFRTSFGQNVLYHSIEVAQIAAMMAEELGLDVERVKRGALLHDIGKAVDHEVQGTHAIIGGELARRYHEKEIVVNMIQAHHEEVPFGSPEAVLVAAADAISAARPGARRESLDIYMKRLQKLEEIATSHKYVTKAYAIQAGREIRVIVEPDKVDDELADKMSFDIAREIEKTMEYPGQLKVVVIREKRSIEYAK
- a CDS encoding regulatory protein RecX, which gives rise to MDQNQKNPDELRKARNYALRLLKVRLRSKEELKGRLKQKGYASSMIEAVIEELENSKLLDDERFATFFASDQIEFHVKGPRYIKYKLKMFGVDDFIIESALKRVFDDADLKKVFSRFVRNHRSKSEEEVTKMLIKRGFDPQTVHQTLLKIYEEWRCEDESGNDAHFDIRSNRHPGSDPGLSSREDKGTQRAKKGKGKR
- the recA gene encoding recombinase RecA is translated as MKDEKNVNTNKEKALESAIKQIERDFGKGSIMILGEDQTVKNVEVIPSGSLALDIALGVGGYPRGRVIEIYGPESSGKTTLTLHALAEAQKMGGVVAFVDAEHALDIVYAKNLGVDVNHMLISQPDSGEQALEIVDTLVRSNAVDMVVIDSVAALVPRAEIEGAMGDAQMGLQARLMSQALRKLTASVSKSKTTVIFTNQIRMKIGVMFGNPETTTGGNALKFYATIRLDIRRRTPIKEGDKIIGNETQVKVVKNKVAPPFREAKFDIIYGKGIVRENELIELGINDEIVSKRGSWLSYIQEDGEEISLGQGKNKAVQYLHENPELAAEIERRIRKAHGLLKDEPEEVKEEKEENGSKSEKS